Proteins encoded within one genomic window of Psilocybe cubensis strain MGC-MH-2018 chromosome 2, whole genome shotgun sequence:
- a CDS encoding DNA-directed RNA polymerases I and III subunit RPAC1 — MPSQTFDNRRLVGIHAERVTNVSNNEFPGHYPGEDHSWNLEKFKKNLTVTVQRLSQHSIDFDIVGVDASIANAFRRIMMAEVPTVAIEQVFVWNNNSVIVDEILAHRLGLVPLNVDPSLMKMREPDTTPTDQNTLVFNVDITCERNPKAPKGTLNPHELYINSEFLSSHITWTPAGDQEETFAAKRPAPINPNIVLAKLRPGQQINMELHAVKGVGKDHAKFSPVATASYRLLPHIKITKPIPPSKAEKFQKCFSPGVIKIDPRTKEVSVDEKNVRNDSVSREVLRHPEFADSVELSRVRDFFLFNVESEGPYAPERILPEAIKVMREKLAVIRQAALALREKTTTVDTDVVMADS; from the exons ATGCCATCCCAAACTTTCGATAATCGACGTCTTGTCGGAATTCATGCTGAGCGTGTTACTAATGTATCCAACAACGAATTCCCAGGGCACTATCCCGGCGAAGATCATTCGTGGAATCTtgaaaaattcaaaaag AACTTGACAGTCACAGTACAAAGACTGTCTCAACACTCCATAGACTTTGATATTGTGGGCGTTGACGCGTCGATAGCAAATGCATTTCGAAGGATCATGATGGCAGAG GTCCCAACGGTAGCCATCGAGCAGGTATTTGTGTGGAACAACAACTCAGTCATTGTAGACGAGATTCTTGCCCATCGACTAGGTCTCGTCCCACTAAATGTGGATCCGTcgttgatgaagatgagag AACCCGATACAACTCCAACGGACCAGAACACGCTTGTTTTCAATGTTGATATCACCTGCGAACGCAATCCAAAAGCTCCAAAAGGCACCCTCAACCCGCACGAACTCTATATCAATTCCGAATTCCTTTCCTCGCATATCACCTGGACTCCAGCAGGAGACCAAGAAGAAACTTTTGCTGCGAAACGACCAGCCCCGATCAACCCCAACATAGTGCTTGCCAAATTGAGACCGGGGCAGCAAATCAACATGGAGCTTCATGCGGTGAAGGGCGTCGGGAAGGATCATGCCAAGTTCAGTCCCGTTG CCACCGCGTCGTACCGTTTGCTTCCTCATATCAAAATCACAAAACCGATACCACCCAGCAAGGCGGAGAAGTTCCAGAAATGCTTCTCGCCCGGTGTGATCAAAATCGATCCTCGAACGAAAGAGGTCAGCGTAGACGAGAAGAACGTGCGGAACGATAGCGTCAGCCGAGAAGTTCTGCGGCATCCTGAGTTCGCTGATTCGGTCGAGCTGAGCAGAGTCAGAGACTTTTTCCTCT TCAATGTCGAATCAGAGGGACCGTATGCACCAGAACGCATATTGCCCGAGGCGATCAAAGTGATGCGAGAAAAATTGGCCGTTATTCGGCAAGCTGCTCTGGCGCTACGGGAAAAGACCACAACTGTTGATACCGATGTCGTTATGGCGGATTCATGA
- a CDS encoding Efflux pump dotC: protein MGSHFALGSTPPRSTEGFSVYSEIQNDHKQQHSASLTDQTNLLPFKKAIVCFIGLALCILVSTLDSIIIATGIPTISAAFDAGAVASWVPTAYLLTSTSFQLLYGRLSDIFGRKAAISVAMLVFMVGNLLAGFSRTIKELIISRGIAGAGGGGIISMAQIVISDIVSLRDRGKYQGIIGIVIALGYTVGPLIGGSLAQNISWRWCFWICIPVAGCATSVVVFILPLKPVKGSMTRKLLVVDFFGAVLTLVGCTLVILPLIWGGVTFPWGSAFVLSPLLSGCLVIVLFCIWEWKGPRLPIVPMYIFKYATLTGVYITMFINGFVFFSSLSYLPQYFQVALGYDPIGAGILLIPLLVSQMAVSWISGIIVSHTGRYRNIIHSGFIVWSIACGLTSTFNRHSQKAEIIIFMLLAGSGVGQTLQTTVVAAQASVSRSDMAVVTAFRNFVRLLGGTLSLPVGATILNNSLRSAMSSLGYSSELIIEIIDKPALLSSPTTLGISPSDATFLLDVGYTRGFRRVFIFNAALTALATLASVILIKHKELNRGDENELGHTSALFVSKNEVNPRVTFELAKGKAAI from the exons ATGGGCTCTCATTTCGCTTTGGGGTCTACTCCACCACGCTCCACAGAAGGTTTTTCTGTCTATTCAGAAATACAAAATGACCACAAACAACAGCATTCTGCTTCGTTGACCGACCAGACGAACCTCCTTCCGTTTAAAAAGGCTATTGTATGCTTCATCGGTCTTGCTCTGTGCATCTTAGTCTCGACATTGGACTCTATCATCATTGCTACCGGTATTCCCACCATCTCGGCGGCGTTTGACGCTGGCGCCGTTGCCTCATGGGTCCCCACTGCGTACCTGCTCACGTCCACAAGCTTTCAACTATTGTACGGCCGCTTGAGCGACATTTTTGGTCGGAAGGCAGCTATTTCCGTGGCTATGCTCGTCTTCATGGTCGGAAACCTGCTCGCTGGGTTCTCGAGGACCATCAAGGAACTGATTATATCTCGTGGTATAGCAGGTGCTGGAGGAG GAGGAATAATCAGTATGGCACAAATTGTTATTTCTGACATTGTAAGCCTGCGGGATAG GGGAAAATATCAAGGAATTATAGGTATCGTCATTGCTCTGGGGTACACTGTTGGGCCTCTAATTGGGGGTTCTTTGGCACAGAACATTAGTTGGAGA TGGTGTTTTTGGATTTGTATCCCGGTAGCTGGCTGTGCAACGTCAGTTGTCGTGTTTATATTACCGTTAAAGCCTGTTAAGGGGAGCATGACGAG AAAACTTCTTGTGGTCGACTTTTTTGGTGCTGTTCTTACATTGGTCGGATGCACCCTCGTGATATTACCGCTCATATGG GGAGGTGTGACCTTTCCTTGGGGATCTGCATTTGTTCTATCCCCTTTACTGTCAGGTTGTTTAGTAATTGTGTTGTTTTGCATCTGGGAATGGAAAGGACCACGGTTGCCCATTGTACCCA TGTACATCTTTAAGTATGCTACACTGACGGGTGTATATATTACCATGTTCATCAA TGGATtcgttttcttctcttccttgtcATACCTGCCGCAGTACTTCCAAGTCGCCTTGGGGTACGATCCAATCGGTGCTGGAATACTTTTGATCCCGCTCCTTGTCAGCCAAATGGCTGTTAGTTGGATCTCT GGAATCATTGTCAGCCATACTGGCCGTTATCGA AATATCATTCACTCTGGATTTATTGTCTGGTCTATTGCCTGCGGCCTGACATCGACTTTTAACCGCCATTCACAGAAAGCCGAGATAATTATCTTTATGCTTCTCGCAGGAAGTGGAGTTGGTCAA ACTTTGCAAACTACCGTAGTTGCCGCTCAGGCCAGTGTTTCTCGGAGTGACATGGCAGTGGTAACGGCCTTTCGTAAT TTTGTTCGTCTGTTAGGAGGAACACTATCCCTTCCTGTAGGAGCGACTATTCT AAACAACTCGCTACGATCAGCAATGTCCTCACTCGGTTACTCCAGTGAACTGATCATCGAAATTATTGATAAGCCTGCGTTACTTTCCTCCCCGACCACACTTGGGATATCTCCTTCTGATGCAACCTTTCTCCTGGATGTGGGATACACGAGAGGATTTCGCAGAGTATTCATTTTTAACGCAGCTTTGACGGCATTAGCGACCCTGGCCAGCGTAATTCTGATCAAGCACAAAGAGTTAAATAGGGGGGACGAGAATGAACTGGGACATACAAGTGCTCTATTCGTGAGCAAGAACGAGGTCAACCCCAGAGTGACTTTCGAGTTGGCCAAAGGCAAAGCTGCAATATAG
- a CDS encoding Efflux pump dotC, translated as MSLTTAPEELGLQHAPESTAQHNTEIISSCSDTQNYRDQQHTTSLTDQTNLLPFKKIIVCFLGLALCIVVSTLDSVIVATAIPTISAAFDAGSIVSWVPSAYLLTSTSFQPLYGRLSDIFGRKAAISVAMLVFMLGNLLAGFSRTIIQLIVFRGIAGAGGGGIISMAQIVISDIVSLRDRGKYQGIIGVVIALGYAVGPLIGGSLAQNVSWRWCFWICIPVSGCAMAVVIFILPLKPVKGNMTGKLLSVDFFGAVLTLVGCTLVILPLIWGGVTFPWGSAVVLAPLLSGCLVVVLFCIWEWKGARLPIVPMYIFKHATVTGVYITMFVNGFVFFSSLYYLPQYFQVVLGYDPVGAGVFLIPVLVSQMVLSWIAGVIVSRTGRYRSIIHSGFAIWSISCGLTSTLTPHSHKAEIVIFMLLAGSGAGQTLQTTTVAAQASVSRRDMSVVTAFRNFIRLLGGTLALALGSTILNNSLRSAMSSLEYPSVLTSRIVDNPALLSTPTALDISASDASFILNAGYTKGFRTVFILNAALTAVATIASITLIKHKDLNRGDENNLKAATSEVNKGEDEMKMYPKVTSNLAKVGMAGDKEV; from the exons ATGTCGCTAACTACTGCTCCTGAAGAACTGGGCTTGCAACATGCTCCAGAGTCCACAGCTCAGCACAACACAGAAATTATCTCTTCTTGCTCAGACACACAAAACTACCGTGACCAACAACACACAACTTCATTGACCGACCAGACGAACCTCCTTCCCTTTAAAAAGATTATCGTATGCTTCCTTGGTCTAGCTCTCTGCATTGTAGTCTCGACACTGGACTCAGTCATAGTTGCCACCGCTATACCCACGATATCTGCTGCATTCGACGCTGGCTCCATCGTCTCATGGGTCCCTTCCGCATACCTGCTGACATCCACAAGCTTCCAACCCTTGTACGGCCGTCTGAGCGACATTTTTGGGCGAAAAGCAGCGATCTCCGTAGCTATGCTCGTGTTCATGCTTGGAAATCTTCTTGCTGGATTCTCGCGGACTATTATACAACTGATCGTGTTTCGCGGGATAGCAGGTGCTGGAGGAG GTGGAATCATTAGCATGGCACAAATTGTTATTTCTGATATTGTAAGCCTGCGGGATAG GGGCAAGTACCAAGGAATCATAGGTGTCGTCATTGCCCTAGGCTACGCCGTTGGACCTCTAATCGGAGGTTCTTTGGCACAAAACGTTAGTTGGAGG TGGTGCTTTTGGATTTGTATCCCCGTTTCTGGGTGCGCGATGGCGGTTGTCATATTTATATTACCTTTAAAACCAGTTAAAGGGAATATGACGGG AAAGCTTCTTTCAGTGGACTTTTTCGGTGCTGTTCTAACTTTGGTCGGGTGCACTCTCGTGATTTTGCCCCTTATTTGG GGTGGTGTAACCTTTCCTTGGGGATCTGCAGTTGTTCTTGCTCCCTTGCTTTCTGGGTGTTTGGTGGTTGTATTATTTTGCATCTGGGAATGGAAGGGAGCGCGGCTACCCATTGTTCCCA TGTATATCTTTAAGCATGCTACTGTTACGGGAGTATACATTACTATGTTCGTGAA TGGAtttgttttcttctcttcgcTATATTACCTGCCTCAGTACTTCCAAGTTGTTTTGGGGTACGACCCGGTTGGCGCAGGAGTTTTCCTAATCCCAGTACTCGTTAGCCAAATGGTTCTTAGCTGGATTGCC GGGGTCATTGTAAGCCGCACAGGCCGCTATAGA TCTATTATTCACTCTGGCTTTGCCATCTGGTCCATTTCCTGTGGCTTGACATCGACCCTAACACCTCATTCACATAAAGCTGAGATTGTGATCTTCATGCTTCTTGCAGGAAGTGGCGCTGGTCAG acattgcaaACTACAACCGTTGCTGCTCAAGCTAGTGTGTCTCGACGCGACATGTCTGTGGTGACAGCTTTTCGCAAC TTTATTCGTCTGTTGGGAGGAACTCTGGCTCTTGCCTTGGGATCGACTATTTT GAACAATTCCCTGCGttcagcaatgtcttcaCTTGAGTACCCCAGCGTGCTCACATCCAGAATCGTCGACAACCCTGCCTTACTTTCTACACCTACTGCACTTGACATATCGGCCTCTGATGCAAGCTTCATCCTGAATGCGGGATACACAAAGGGATTTCGCACAGTTTTCATCCTAAACGCGGCGTTGACGGCTGTAGCAACGATTGCCAGTATAACTCTAATTAAGCATAAGGATTTGAACAGGGGAGACGAGAACAATTTAAAGGCTGCGACATCGGAAGTAAACAAAGGCGAGGATGAGATGAAGATGTACCCAAAAGTGACTTCCAACCTGGCAAAAGTCGGCATGGCGGGAGATAAGGAGGTATAA
- a CDS encoding Laccase-2, which produces MRISLSVYAALTVVLTFVCHPTLAAVGPRATLKVSNKVVNPDGFKRSSTVVQGSHPGPLITAKKGETFRLNVVNDLTDKTMLRSTSIHWHGMLQHQSAWADGPVGITQCPISPGRSFQYEFTNKDKAGTHWYHSHFGTQYCDGLRGPIVIYDPQDPHRLLYDESTVITLADWFLRYHTVGPSLGGIPIADSTLINGLGRYPGGPAAPLAIINVQRGRRYRFRLVSMSCDPNYMFSIDGHDMTVIEADGENTVPMTVNAIQIFAGQRYSFVLHANQNVDNYWIRALPNAITPEMELAKGFKGGINSAILRYKGARAVDPKTTQQKKVNLLSEAKLRPLLLDPRAPGKPYPGGADVNINLDMSMNSQGFTINGKNFHEPSVPLLLQLMSGAKTAQELLPDGPLFVLPRNKVIELTMPAGVVGGPHPFHLHGHPFSVVKSAGETKPNYLNPLRRDVVSAGDIGSNVTIRFVTDNPGPWIMHCHIDFHYVNGLAVVFAEDPDSLKSKPTPAPAPAPKWNLFNSFYNLWKPPTPPAPTNPPAAWNELCPIYDALSAADTEVQLVPRSGVNHFHHAHRHFKHSSSGLRGLEQGPA; this is translated from the exons ATGAGGATATCCCTCTCCGTATACGCGGCCCTTACGGTTGTGTTGACCTTTGTGTGCCATCCGACACTTGCCGCCGTTGGACCTCGGGCGACTCTCAAAGTCTCGAATAAGGTGGTTAATCCTGATGGCTTCAAGCGCTC ATCCACTGTTGTCCAAGGTTCTCACCCTGGCCCCCTAATCACTGCTAAAAAG GGGGAAACATTTCGCTTGAATGTCGTCAATGATCTTACCGATAAAACCATGCTGAGAAGTACCAGTATA CACTGGCACGGGATGCTCCAACATCAATCTGCTTGGGCAGATGGACCAGTAGGAATCACGCAGTGTCCCATCTCGCCTGGAAGATCTTTTCAATATGAATTTACGAATAAGGACAAGGCCGGGACGCACTGGTATCACTCCCATTTCG GAACACAGTACTGCGACGGACTTCGTGGACCCATTGTCATTTATGATCCACAAGATCCACATAGGTTGTTGTATGACG AATCGACCGTCATCACACTGGCCGACTGGT TTTTAAGGTACCATACTGTGGGACCATCGTTAGGAGGCATCCCCATCGCCGACTCAACGTTGATCAATGGATTGGGGAGATATCCTGGGGGGCCAGCAGCACCTCTCGCAATCATCAATGTTCAGAGGGGACGCCGATACCGCTTCCGTCTGGTGTCCATGTCTTGTGATCCCAATTATATGTTCTCGATAGATGGTCATGACATGACTGTTATAGAGGCCGATGGAGAGAATACGGTTCCGATGACTGTGAATGCCATCCAGATCTTTGCAG GGCAGCGATATTCATTCGTTCTCCATGCTAACCAAAATGTCGACAACTACTGGATACGCGCCCTTCCGAACGCCATTACTCCAGAGATGGAGCTCGCGAAGGGATTCAAAGGTGGTATTAACTCCGCTATCCTAAGATACAAGGGAGCCCGTGCTGTCGATCCGAAGACGACACAGCAGAAGAAAGTCAACCTTCTGTCGGAAGCCAAACTTCGGCCGCTACTTCTTGATCCTCGTGCTCCCGGAAAGCCTTACCCAGGAGGGGCCGACGTTAACATCAACCTCGACATGTCCATGAACTCTCAAGGCTTTACGATCAACGGCAAAAACTTCCATGAACCCTCCGTTCCTTTGCTCTTGCAACTGATGAGCGGTGCCAAAACAGCACAAGAACTGCTCCCTGATGGGCCGCTTTTCGTTCTTCCGCGAAATAAGGTCATAGAATTGACGATGCCAGCAGGCGTTGTTGGGGGACCG CACCCCTTCCATCTTCACGGA CATCCATTCAGCGTGGTTAAGAGTGCAGGAGAGACTAAACCCAACTATCTCAACCCTCTTCGAAGAGATGTCGTTAGTGCCGGGGATATTGGCAGCAATGTCACCATCCGCTTCGTGACAGACAATCCCGGTCCATGGATAATGCATTG TCACATCGATTTCCACTATGTCAA TGGTTTAGCAGTGGTTTTTGCAGAGGACCCGGATAGTCTAAAATCAAAGCCAACACCAGCGCCAGCGCCAGCGCCAAAGTGGAACTTATTTAATAGCTTCTACAATCTCTGGAAACCACCAACTCCTCCGGCTCCCACGAACCCTCCAG CTGCCTGGAATGAGCTCTGTCCGATATATGACGCGCTTTCGGCAGCAGATACCGAAGTCCAGCTCGTCCCGAGGAGTGGTGTAAATCATTTCCATCATGCGCATCGTCATTTCAAGCATAGCTCCAGTGGCCTCCGAGGACTTGAACAGGGACCAGCTTGa
- a CDS encoding Phospho-2-dehydro-3-deoxyheptonate aldolase, whose translation MPLPPIQRLLPLDDNFKLSSWPPYFRVCVLASPQRLVSVPRAIAIVKEFETIIDGLSDALDFSRTIGADAAASIPYELGGGRGTLGEVDFYTSHEGLMLGYESALTRELPVPPSIDIARSASATANTTAGAGAVDADASRPAKAHYNTGAHFLWIGDRTRQLTGAHVEYFRGIRNPIGIKVGPSMQADELVKVLDVVNPDKETGRVTLITRYGASKTAFSWIMLLPSRNANPEIIAVYETNFCDRAANSFQVVGSEFCHAPSGFSVSLLL comes from the exons ATGCCCCTCCCCCCAATTCAGCGCCTACTTCCACTCGACGACAACTTTAAACTATCTTCGTGGCCTCCTTACTTCAGGGTTTGCGTCCTTGCATCACCCCAGAGATTGGTCTCTGTCCCACGTGCGATCGCCATCGTTAAG GAATTCGAAACCATTATCGACGGCCTCTCGGATGCACTTGATTTCAGTCGTACCATTGGAGCCGATGCAGCTGCATCAATCCCGTACGAGCTAGGTGGAGGTAGAGGTACACTTGGAGAAGTCGATTTTTATACCAG TCATGAGGGATTGATGCTGGGCTACGAATCCGCTTTGACGCGCGAGCTGCCCGTTCCTCCTTCAATTGATATCGCTAGATCTGCGTCTGCCACCGCCAACACcactgctggtgctggtgctgttgATGCTGATGCATCGAGGCCTGCTAAGGCGCACTATAACACTGGAGCACACTTCTTGTGGATCGGAGACCGTACACGCCAGCTGACGGGTGCGCATGTGGAGTACTTTAGGGGAATCAGGAACCCTATTGGGATCAAAGTCGGTCCAAGTATGCAAGCGGATGAGTTAGTGAAAGTATTGGATG TGGTCAACCCTGATAAAGAAACTGGAAGGGTGACGCTCATAACGCGGTACGGAGCATCAAAG ACTGCCTTCTCGTGGATCATGTTGTTG CCGTCCCGTAATGCCAACCCCGAAATCATCGCGGTCTATG AAACCAACTTCTGTGATCGTGCTGCAAACTCTTTCCAAGTTGTAGGATCTGAGTTTTGCCACGCACCATCAGGTTTTAGTGTTTCTCTTCTCTTATAG
- a CDS encoding Phospho-2-dehydro-3-deoxyheptonate aldolase codes for MQIDDHLPEHIRAVQQSGHPVAWICDPMHGNTQTSASGLKTRHFNNIISELTSSLRIHTECSSRLNGVSLEFTGELNDEGYSVTECLGGSMELSEEELELRYQSFCDPRLNFEQSLDLILTGLPVTQILPSSCPIILKRNDKQGPLTPMHSISNSKSRIN; via the exons ATGCAGATTGACGATCACCTACCTGAACATATTCGAGCAGTTCAGCAATCGGGCCACCCCGTGGCGTGGATATGCGACCCAATGCACGGGAA TACCCAGACGTCAGCTTCAGGGCTCAAAACACGACACTTCAATAATATCATTTCGGAATTGACCTCCTCTCTCCGTATCCACACCGAGTGTTCGTCTCGCCTCAATGGTGTCAGCCTTGAGTTCACTGGGGAGCTAAATGATGAAGGGTATTCCGTCACGGAATGCCTTGGTGGTAGCATGGAGCTGAGCGAAGAGGAATTAGAACTTCGATACCAG TCCTTCTGTGATCCAAGGCTCAACTTTGAACAGAGTCTAG ACCTCATTCTGACTGGCCTTCCTGTGACGCAGATATTGCCTTCCTCATGTCCAATCATTTTAAAAAGGAACGACAAACAGGGGCCGTTAACACCGATGCACTCTATCAGCAATTCAAAAAGTCGCATTAACTGA